In one window of Brassica rapa cultivar Chiifu-401-42 chromosome A07, CAAS_Brap_v3.01, whole genome shotgun sequence DNA:
- the LOC103830835 gene encoding type IV inositol polyphosphate 5-phosphatase 3 isoform X1 — MLKVAEPAGMMRKSFRRQKSQRLWAKVVMRKWLNISARDLEYGADTEDESENEDVVEENHDSSSDEDNEESSTRRRGSTQSWVSEISEDPITVAEAAAEFTSNDAPLKLRRRNSETLRAQYINNKEIRVCVGTWNVGGVSPPSDLDIDDWIDINHSADIYVLGLQEVVPLNAGNILGAEDNRPVAKWEEVIREALNRVRPKNSGVKSYSDPPTPGIFKPFDETHDVIEEEVDYESDSDAGVEIHPINEEEEESLGELKHDGGVVGEVNTLVDPNSGVPVVEIKRQFSSPKKLDRQICLRVDSFDKRKKDEDSPGTGMKTLNRMLSGKERIGLSWPEPPLSMLGPSCVLDRQPSMKSTASLQTTKSFKAYNSFKYVAGSNNGVAPEVLALASMDLTSLMERKRRPAYVRLVSKQMVGILLTIWVKRSMRKHIQNVRVSTVGVGIMGYIGNKGAVSVSMSIYQTFFCFICTHLTAGEREVDQIKRNADVHEIHKRTVFHSVSALGLPKLIYDHERIIWLGDLNYRLNLSYEKTKDLISKKEWSKLLEYDQLVKEYKKGRAFDGWSEGTLQFAPTYKYQAHSDEYTGSDGKATKRTPAWCDRILSFGKGMRLVQYRRTENKFSDHRPVVAIYMAEVEVFSARKLQRALTFTDAEIEDEGLVAVVV, encoded by the exons ATGCTAAAAG TTGCTGAACCTGCCGGGATGATGAGGAAGAGCTTCCGTCGTCAGAAATCTCAG AGATTATGGGCGAAGGTTGTTATGAGGAAGTGGTTGAACATAAGTGCTAGAGATCTTGAGTATGGTGCTGATACTGAAGACGAATCCGAAAACGAGGACGTTGTAGAGGAAAACCACGACTCTAGCTCCGACGAAG ATAATGAAGAATCGAGCACGCGAAGGAGAGGATCTACTCAATCGTGGGTTAGTGAGATCTCGGAGGATCCTATAACCGTCGCTGAAGCAGCCGCGGAGTTTACTAGCAATG ATGCGCCGTTGAAGTTAAGGAGAAGGAATTCAGAAACATTGAGGGCACAGTACATTAACAACAAAGAAATAAG AGTATGTGTTGGTACGTGGAACGTAGGAGGAGTATCACCACCTTCTGATCTTGACATCGATGACTGGATCGACATTAATCATTCTGCTGATATCTACGTTCTTGg TTTGCAAGAGGTTGTACCTTTGAATGCTGGAAACATACTTGGAGCTGAAGATAACCGGCCCGTTGCGAAATGGGAAGAAGTGATCAGAGAAGCATTGAACCGAGTCAGACCCAAAAACTCTGGGGTTAAGAGTTACAGTGATCCACCAACTCCAGGGATATTCAAACCATTTGACGAAACACACGATGTTATAGAGGAAGAAGTAGATTACGAGAGCGATAGCGACGCTGGCGTTGAGATTCACCCCAtcaacgaggaagaagaagaaagcctCGGGGAGCTAAAGCATGACGGTGGAGTTGTAGGTGAAGTCAACACTCTCGTTGATCCTAACTCCGGTGTGCCGGTTGTTGAGATTAAAAGACAGTTCTCTTCTCCTAAGAAGCTAGACAGACAAATCTGTTTACGTGTTGATAGCTTTGACAAAAGGAAGAAGGATGAGGATTCCCCTGGAACTGGTATGAAAACGCTAAACCGGATGTTAAGTGGGAAAGAAAGGATCGGTTTAAGCTGGCCTGAGCCTCCTTTGAGCATGTTAGGACCTTCTTGCGTTCTAGATAGACAGCCTTCCATGAAGTCAACAGCGTCCTTACAAACAACGAAGTCTTTCAAGGCTTACAATTCGTTTAAGTATGTGGCCGGAAGCAACAACGGGGTTGCACCGGAGGTATTGGCTCTAGCGTCCATGGACCTGACGTCGCTGATGGAGAGGAAACGAAGACCGGCTTATGTGAGGCTAGTGAGTAAACAAATGGTTGGGATTCTTTTAACCATTTGGGTTAAACGAAGCATGCGGAAACACATTCAAAACGTACGAGTCTCTACCGTTGGAGTTGGCATCATGGGTTATATTGGTAACAAG GGAGCTGTGTCTGTGAGTATGTCGATATACCAGACGTTCTTCTGTTTCATATGCACTCATTTGACGGCAGGAGAAAGAGAAGTTGATCAGATCAAGAGGAATGCTGATGTTCACGAGATACATAAAAGAACAGTGTTTCACTCTGTCTCAGCTCTTGGACTTCCCAAGCTTATCTATGATCACGA ACGAATAATCTGGTTAGGAGATCTTAACTATCGGCTTAATTTATCGTATGAGAAAACCAAAGACCTAATTTCCAAGAAAGAGTGGTCCAAGTTACTTGAATATGATCAG CTGGTAAAGGAATACAAGAAAGGTCGAGCATTCGACGGATGGTCAGAAGGAACTCTACAATTTGCACCAACCTATAAGTACCAAGCGCATTCGGATGAGTACACCGGGAGCGATGGAAAGGCGACGAAGAGAACACCAGCTTGGTGTGATAGAATACTATCTTTTGGCAAAGGAATGAGGTTGGTCCAATACCGGCGTACCGAAAATAAGTTCTCAGATCATCGTCCGGTTGTAGCAATATACATGGCTGAAGTCGAGGTGTTTTCCGCGAGGAAGCTTCAGCGAGCTTTGACATTTACGGATGCAGAGATTGAAGACGAGGGACTTGTGGCCGTAGTCGTTTAA
- the LOC103830835 gene encoding type IV inositol polyphosphate 5-phosphatase 3 isoform X2: MMRKSFRRQKSQRLWAKVVMRKWLNISARDLEYGADTEDESENEDVVEENHDSSSDEDNEESSTRRRGSTQSWVSEISEDPITVAEAAAEFTSNDAPLKLRRRNSETLRAQYINNKEIRVCVGTWNVGGVSPPSDLDIDDWIDINHSADIYVLGLQEVVPLNAGNILGAEDNRPVAKWEEVIREALNRVRPKNSGVKSYSDPPTPGIFKPFDETHDVIEEEVDYESDSDAGVEIHPINEEEEESLGELKHDGGVVGEVNTLVDPNSGVPVVEIKRQFSSPKKLDRQICLRVDSFDKRKKDEDSPGTGMKTLNRMLSGKERIGLSWPEPPLSMLGPSCVLDRQPSMKSTASLQTTKSFKAYNSFKYVAGSNNGVAPEVLALASMDLTSLMERKRRPAYVRLVSKQMVGILLTIWVKRSMRKHIQNVRVSTVGVGIMGYIGNKGAVSVSMSIYQTFFCFICTHLTAGEREVDQIKRNADVHEIHKRTVFHSVSALGLPKLIYDHERIIWLGDLNYRLNLSYEKTKDLISKKEWSKLLEYDQLVKEYKKGRAFDGWSEGTLQFAPTYKYQAHSDEYTGSDGKATKRTPAWCDRILSFGKGMRLVQYRRTENKFSDHRPVVAIYMAEVEVFSARKLQRALTFTDAEIEDEGLVAVVV, encoded by the exons ATGATGAGGAAGAGCTTCCGTCGTCAGAAATCTCAG AGATTATGGGCGAAGGTTGTTATGAGGAAGTGGTTGAACATAAGTGCTAGAGATCTTGAGTATGGTGCTGATACTGAAGACGAATCCGAAAACGAGGACGTTGTAGAGGAAAACCACGACTCTAGCTCCGACGAAG ATAATGAAGAATCGAGCACGCGAAGGAGAGGATCTACTCAATCGTGGGTTAGTGAGATCTCGGAGGATCCTATAACCGTCGCTGAAGCAGCCGCGGAGTTTACTAGCAATG ATGCGCCGTTGAAGTTAAGGAGAAGGAATTCAGAAACATTGAGGGCACAGTACATTAACAACAAAGAAATAAG AGTATGTGTTGGTACGTGGAACGTAGGAGGAGTATCACCACCTTCTGATCTTGACATCGATGACTGGATCGACATTAATCATTCTGCTGATATCTACGTTCTTGg TTTGCAAGAGGTTGTACCTTTGAATGCTGGAAACATACTTGGAGCTGAAGATAACCGGCCCGTTGCGAAATGGGAAGAAGTGATCAGAGAAGCATTGAACCGAGTCAGACCCAAAAACTCTGGGGTTAAGAGTTACAGTGATCCACCAACTCCAGGGATATTCAAACCATTTGACGAAACACACGATGTTATAGAGGAAGAAGTAGATTACGAGAGCGATAGCGACGCTGGCGTTGAGATTCACCCCAtcaacgaggaagaagaagaaagcctCGGGGAGCTAAAGCATGACGGTGGAGTTGTAGGTGAAGTCAACACTCTCGTTGATCCTAACTCCGGTGTGCCGGTTGTTGAGATTAAAAGACAGTTCTCTTCTCCTAAGAAGCTAGACAGACAAATCTGTTTACGTGTTGATAGCTTTGACAAAAGGAAGAAGGATGAGGATTCCCCTGGAACTGGTATGAAAACGCTAAACCGGATGTTAAGTGGGAAAGAAAGGATCGGTTTAAGCTGGCCTGAGCCTCCTTTGAGCATGTTAGGACCTTCTTGCGTTCTAGATAGACAGCCTTCCATGAAGTCAACAGCGTCCTTACAAACAACGAAGTCTTTCAAGGCTTACAATTCGTTTAAGTATGTGGCCGGAAGCAACAACGGGGTTGCACCGGAGGTATTGGCTCTAGCGTCCATGGACCTGACGTCGCTGATGGAGAGGAAACGAAGACCGGCTTATGTGAGGCTAGTGAGTAAACAAATGGTTGGGATTCTTTTAACCATTTGGGTTAAACGAAGCATGCGGAAACACATTCAAAACGTACGAGTCTCTACCGTTGGAGTTGGCATCATGGGTTATATTGGTAACAAG GGAGCTGTGTCTGTGAGTATGTCGATATACCAGACGTTCTTCTGTTTCATATGCACTCATTTGACGGCAGGAGAAAGAGAAGTTGATCAGATCAAGAGGAATGCTGATGTTCACGAGATACATAAAAGAACAGTGTTTCACTCTGTCTCAGCTCTTGGACTTCCCAAGCTTATCTATGATCACGA ACGAATAATCTGGTTAGGAGATCTTAACTATCGGCTTAATTTATCGTATGAGAAAACCAAAGACCTAATTTCCAAGAAAGAGTGGTCCAAGTTACTTGAATATGATCAG CTGGTAAAGGAATACAAGAAAGGTCGAGCATTCGACGGATGGTCAGAAGGAACTCTACAATTTGCACCAACCTATAAGTACCAAGCGCATTCGGATGAGTACACCGGGAGCGATGGAAAGGCGACGAAGAGAACACCAGCTTGGTGTGATAGAATACTATCTTTTGGCAAAGGAATGAGGTTGGTCCAATACCGGCGTACCGAAAATAAGTTCTCAGATCATCGTCCGGTTGTAGCAATATACATGGCTGAAGTCGAGGTGTTTTCCGCGAGGAAGCTTCAGCGAGCTTTGACATTTACGGATGCAGAGATTGAAGACGAGGGACTTGTGGCCGTAGTCGTTTAA